Proteins encoded by one window of Salvia splendens isolate huo1 chromosome 7, SspV2, whole genome shotgun sequence:
- the LOC121741432 gene encoding uncharacterized protein LOC121741432 isoform X2 produces MKCGKISPNKSSTTFSDRRCCIYIHICKSSPTSYQQRVIPPHPTNKIGARGGRGARAARDQSITEKDHRTRLPPQVKSGRKIQVKETKRSRIRLHLVKIWRISYRRQMFANGNQILVANGVFQPAPMLANGNGVFQPGLLQSNVDTSSSNQNMANQLPAENGNQLPAANGLVGNGNQIPAANGVFQPAPMLANGYQIPAANGVFQPAPMFANENRIPAVNGVFQPAPMFTKGYQIPAANSVFQQAPMFANKNQTPAANGVFQPAQMFANENQTPAASGVFQPAPMFANGNQIPAANGMFHPAPMFANGNQIPSANGVFQLAPMFANGNKIPAANGVFQPAPMFTNGNQIPVAYGVFQPAPMFGNENGVFQPGLLQPNVVI; encoded by the exons ATGAAGTGTGGAAAAATATCTCCCAACAAATCATCCACCACATTCTCTGACAGAAGatgttgtatatatatacacatatgcAAATCATCCCCCACATCCTACCAACAACGTGTAATTCCACCACATCCTACCAACAAAATCGGAGCAAGGGGAGGAAGAGGAGCGAGGGCGGCAAGAGATCAATCCATAACCGAGAAAGACCACCGAACAAG gttacctccgcaagtaaagtcgggacgaaagattcaagttaaggaaactaaacgatcaag GATACGTCTTCATCTAGTCAAAATATGGCGAATCAGTTACCGGCGGCAAATGTTCGCCAACGGAAATCAGATACTGGTTGCAAACGGCGTGTTCCAACCGGCGCCGATGCTCGCCAACGGAAATGGAGTTTTTCAGCCCGGACTTCTACAATCAAATGTG GATACGTCTTCATCGAATCAAAATATGGCGAATCAGTTACCGGCGGAAAATGGCAATCAGTTACCGGCGGCAAATGGCTTGGTCGGCAACGGAAATCAGATACCAGCTGCAAATGGCGTATTCCAACCGGCGCCAATGCTCGCGAACGGATATCAGATACCAGCTGCAAACGGCGTGTTCCAACCGGCGCCGATGTTCGCGAACGAAAATCGAATACCAGCGGTAAACGGCGTGTTCCAACCAGCGCCGATGTTCACGAAGGGATATCAGATACCAGCTGCAAACAGCGTGTTCCAACAGGCGCCGATGTTCGCCAACAAAAATCAGACACCAGCGGCAAACGGCGTGTTCCAACCGGCGCAGATGTTCGCCAACGAAAATCAGACACCAGCAGCAAGCGGCGTGTTCCAACCGGCGCCGATGTTCGCCAACGGAAATCAGATACCAGCGGCAAACGGCATGTTCCACCCGGCGCCGATGTTCGCGAACGGAAATCAGATACCATCTGCAAACGGCGTGTTCCAACTGGCACCGATGTTCGCCAACGGAAATAAGATACCAGCTGCAAACGGCGTGTTCCAACCGGCGCCGATGTTCACCAACGGAAATCAGATACCAGTGGCATACGGCGTGTTCCAACCGGCGCCGATGTTCGGCAACGAAAATGGAGTTTTTCAGCCTGGACTTCTACAACCAAATGTG GTTATTTAA
- the LOC121741432 gene encoding uncharacterized protein LOC121741432 isoform X1, translated as MKCGKISPNKSSTTFSDRRCCIYIHICKSSPTSYQQRVIPPHPTNKIGARGGRGARAARDQSITEKDHRTRLPPQVKSGRKIQVKETKRSRIRLHLVKIWRISYRRQMFANGNQILVANGVFQPAPMLANGNGVFQPGLLQSNVDTSSSNQNMANQLPAENGNQLPAANGLVGNGNQIPAANGVFQPAPMLANGYQIPAANGVFQPAPMFANENRIPAVNGVFQPAPMFTKGYQIPAANSVFQQAPMFANKNQTPAANGVFQPAQMFANENQTPAASGVFQPAPMFANGNQIPAANGMFHPAPMFANGNQIPSANGVFQLAPMFANGNKIPAANGVFQPAPMFTNGNQIPVAYGVFQPAPMFGNENGVFQPGLLQPNVVSLY; from the exons ATGAAGTGTGGAAAAATATCTCCCAACAAATCATCCACCACATTCTCTGACAGAAGatgttgtatatatatacacatatgcAAATCATCCCCCACATCCTACCAACAACGTGTAATTCCACCACATCCTACCAACAAAATCGGAGCAAGGGGAGGAAGAGGAGCGAGGGCGGCAAGAGATCAATCCATAACCGAGAAAGACCACCGAACAAG gttacctccgcaagtaaagtcgggacgaaagattcaagttaaggaaactaaacgatcaag GATACGTCTTCATCTAGTCAAAATATGGCGAATCAGTTACCGGCGGCAAATGTTCGCCAACGGAAATCAGATACTGGTTGCAAACGGCGTGTTCCAACCGGCGCCGATGCTCGCCAACGGAAATGGAGTTTTTCAGCCCGGACTTCTACAATCAAATGTG GATACGTCTTCATCGAATCAAAATATGGCGAATCAGTTACCGGCGGAAAATGGCAATCAGTTACCGGCGGCAAATGGCTTGGTCGGCAACGGAAATCAGATACCAGCTGCAAATGGCGTATTCCAACCGGCGCCAATGCTCGCGAACGGATATCAGATACCAGCTGCAAACGGCGTGTTCCAACCGGCGCCGATGTTCGCGAACGAAAATCGAATACCAGCGGTAAACGGCGTGTTCCAACCAGCGCCGATGTTCACGAAGGGATATCAGATACCAGCTGCAAACAGCGTGTTCCAACAGGCGCCGATGTTCGCCAACAAAAATCAGACACCAGCGGCAAACGGCGTGTTCCAACCGGCGCAGATGTTCGCCAACGAAAATCAGACACCAGCAGCAAGCGGCGTGTTCCAACCGGCGCCGATGTTCGCCAACGGAAATCAGATACCAGCGGCAAACGGCATGTTCCACCCGGCGCCGATGTTCGCGAACGGAAATCAGATACCATCTGCAAACGGCGTGTTCCAACTGGCACCGATGTTCGCCAACGGAAATAAGATACCAGCTGCAAACGGCGTGTTCCAACCGGCGCCGATGTTCACCAACGGAAATCAGATACCAGTGGCATACGGCGTGTTCCAACCGGCGCCGATGTTCGGCAACGAAAATGGAGTTTTTCAGCCTGGACTTCTACAACCAAATGTGGTGAGTCTTTACTAA